The following are from one region of the Alkalimarinus sediminis genome:
- a CDS encoding SO2930 family diheme c-type cytochrome: protein MKTNKSQHSVFKVIATLASLLALSGCNISIDDGEDSGGTGGGGSTPPVVQGDCNAAVDGVNWAALMTENCEKLSDYNLFADKRDPTSNPNSGGVPYDLSTALFTDYATKYRYIFIPEGKVVNYSEHEVLEFPVGSVLVKTFAMPENTSFRDGKERLIETRLLIRRETGWVARPYYWETKRDAVLAIAGKTIPDMTTNHNGADLTFTYSVPKATSCTSCHSVVPLLQGADDTRGAIFKPIGPKARFLNKDYDYGDTIANQLAYWEQKGILANLPANMAAVSKAPIFTDTTNINALTTDQLMDTAKAYLDINCAHCHRSEYTLPEPNYAGPAGGSGLQVEYNRPVEENPGKFGVCKTPVAGGHQDYPNDVIPQAPDSSYLLFRVSTTDQRHRMPELGRSTVHAEGVSLLRAWINNLPAASCTP, encoded by the coding sequence ATGAAAACAAATAAATCACAGCACTCAGTATTTAAGGTGATCGCCACACTTGCGAGCCTGTTAGCCTTATCTGGCTGTAATATTTCGATAGATGATGGTGAAGATAGTGGCGGTACTGGAGGCGGTGGTAGTACGCCCCCAGTAGTTCAGGGTGATTGTAATGCCGCTGTTGACGGCGTTAACTGGGCCGCCCTAATGACTGAAAACTGCGAAAAGCTATCAGACTATAACCTGTTTGCAGATAAACGAGACCCAACTAGCAACCCGAATAGTGGAGGGGTCCCATATGATCTTTCGACGGCGTTATTTACCGATTATGCAACCAAGTATCGTTATATCTTCATCCCTGAAGGCAAGGTTGTTAACTACTCAGAGCATGAAGTTTTGGAGTTTCCTGTTGGTTCTGTTTTAGTTAAAACCTTTGCAATGCCCGAAAACACATCATTTCGAGATGGGAAGGAACGTTTAATAGAAACGCGTCTGCTTATTCGCCGTGAAACAGGGTGGGTAGCTAGACCTTACTATTGGGAGACCAAGCGAGATGCGGTCTTAGCAATAGCAGGTAAGACAATTCCAGATATGACGACTAACCACAACGGGGCGGACTTAACCTTTACTTATAGCGTACCAAAAGCGACGTCTTGCACCTCTTGCCACTCTGTTGTGCCGTTATTGCAGGGGGCTGATGATACTCGTGGTGCAATCTTTAAACCGATAGGGCCAAAAGCTCGATTCTTGAACAAAGATTATGACTACGGTGACACCATTGCCAATCAGTTAGCCTACTGGGAGCAAAAAGGTATTCTAGCCAACTTGCCTGCCAATATGGCTGCAGTATCTAAAGCACCGATATTTACTGATACCACTAACATTAATGCACTGACGACAGATCAATTGATGGATACTGCCAAGGCATATCTTGATATTAACTGCGCACATTGCCATCGTTCAGAATATACCTTGCCGGAGCCAAATTATGCAGGGCCAGCTGGTGGTAGTGGTTTACAGGTAGAGTACAATCGGCCAGTTGAAGAAAATCCGGGTAAGTTTGGCGTGTGTAAGACGCCTGTCGCAGGGGGCCATCAAGATTATCCGAATGATGTTATACCTCAAGCTCCAGATAGCTCTTACTTATTGTTCCGTGTAAGTACTACTGATCAACGTCACCGTATGCCTGAGTTAGGGCGGAGTACTGTGCATGCAGAGGGTGTTTCTTTACTGAGAGCTTGGATTAACAATCTGCCAGCGGCGAGTTGTACACCTTAG
- a CDS encoding parallel beta-helix domain-containing protein, producing the protein MNTSQPATPLRKALLCAAISSSILLSGCKIKINDDDVDKVTDAVVNAGTGTGGGNVEVPVADPSKVSTSGFVFPADAIYVAPDAKDGDDITNQLLLALFEVADDAVVVMPQGTFTVSETITVAATNGVTLTGYGINETKLNFLGATGDDAFRFEGGNDITIRDFGVYEANKNGIKVVGANGIHIAYTATVWEGPLEANNGAYGLYPLQSQNILMEHNYAYGSADAGIYVGQSNNIVVRDNTAKNNVAGIEIENSTMADVYNNLAVGNAAGILAFDLPGLEQGYGGNVRIFSNDAYANNADNVGSGAVGIAPPGTGVLIFAVSDVEIYNNNLTDNETSAIELASYFLADPDVANYPTNYGSTMANGWSPLVKNIYMHDNLIARNGGNPRGALLTDVINGYQLGANAKGTPQVFPAIIYDGIGELLANAGAIGGFNALVGPTAAADGVNYDPYGVSDNICANNNINGNPAPSYDDVNTGLVYGTNPADPANWNAGGTEPVPTLLIDQMVNHTYLNCVQNRLPPAEVTFKGRAYGCTGDDLAEQACSL; encoded by the coding sequence ATGAACACCTCCCAACCCGCAACACCATTGCGAAAAGCGCTCCTTTGCGCTGCTATTTCGAGCTCTATTCTATTAAGCGGCTGTAAAATAAAAATAAACGATGATGATGTCGATAAGGTGACAGATGCCGTTGTTAATGCCGGTACTGGAACAGGGGGCGGTAATGTTGAAGTGCCGGTAGCTGATCCAAGCAAAGTCTCTACTTCAGGTTTTGTATTTCCAGCAGATGCGATCTATGTTGCGCCTGATGCTAAAGACGGTGATGACATTACCAACCAGTTACTACTGGCATTGTTTGAGGTGGCTGATGATGCCGTTGTAGTAATGCCTCAGGGAACGTTTACTGTATCAGAGACTATTACGGTGGCTGCAACTAATGGCGTGACGTTAACTGGTTATGGCATCAATGAAACAAAGCTCAACTTCCTTGGCGCTACTGGCGATGATGCGTTTCGGTTTGAAGGCGGAAACGACATTACAATTCGCGATTTTGGTGTTTATGAAGCAAACAAAAACGGCATTAAAGTTGTGGGCGCTAACGGTATTCATATTGCCTATACCGCTACTGTGTGGGAAGGTCCGCTCGAAGCTAATAATGGCGCATATGGCTTGTATCCACTGCAAAGCCAAAACATTTTAATGGAACACAACTATGCGTATGGCTCTGCCGATGCGGGTATCTATGTGGGTCAATCGAACAATATCGTGGTACGCGACAATACCGCTAAAAACAATGTTGCGGGTATTGAAATTGAAAACTCTACCATGGCAGATGTGTACAACAATTTAGCCGTTGGTAACGCAGCGGGTATCTTGGCGTTTGACCTGCCTGGCCTTGAGCAGGGTTATGGTGGCAACGTTCGAATTTTTAGTAACGATGCCTATGCAAACAATGCTGATAACGTCGGTAGTGGTGCCGTGGGTATTGCTCCTCCTGGCACTGGGGTGCTGATTTTTGCAGTCAGCGATGTTGAAATCTATAACAACAATCTGACTGATAATGAAACCTCTGCTATTGAGCTCGCCTCATACTTTTTAGCTGACCCAGATGTAGCTAACTATCCGACAAATTATGGCAGTACCATGGCTAATGGTTGGAGCCCCCTCGTTAAAAATATCTATATGCATGATAACTTGATTGCTAGAAATGGCGGTAATCCTAGAGGGGCGTTATTAACCGATGTTATTAATGGTTACCAGTTAGGAGCCAACGCCAAAGGAACCCCACAGGTATTTCCAGCCATCATTTATGACGGAATTGGCGAGTTGTTGGCAAACGCCGGTGCCATTGGCGGGTTTAACGCACTAGTAGGCCCTACTGCCGCAGCGGATGGTGTTAATTACGACCCGTATGGTGTCAGCGATAATATTTGCGCCAACAACAATATCAACGGTAATCCAGCGCCTTCTTATGACGATGTAAACACCGGGCTCGTTTACGGCACAAACCCTGCTGACCCAGCAAACTGGAATGCCGGTGGCACAGAGCCAGTGCCAACACTGCTTATAGATCAAATGGTGAATCATACCTACTTAAACTGCGTGCAAAACCGTTTACCACCAGCCGAGGTTACCTTTAAAGGGCGCGCTTATGGCTGTACCGGAGATGACTTAGCAGAACAGGCATGTTCTCTGTAA
- a CDS encoding AraC family transcriptional regulator, which yields MLLLTGFSLGCVAVMFLIVARDFGHLAVARVFLALLFATSAFLLNGVIAPEWRTVTSDIMTMLPALFWLLCQLAFAHRPRLFTIWGGLALYSFILPALTRPLGANDELSGAIHYWGWRIPTYAEYAVILHGMWIVIANWSDDLVESRRKLRGALLVIVGIAALWITISLNTGHYSTLCLPAVVSIVTLVVASLLLKGRKGVLLGLSIPVEANHDIANTEEEETATVTGQSEQVYDSESRKLHKLMDEGFYRTEKLTLSKLSEKIDLPEYKTRALINQTLGYRNFNDYINQLRIAEAGRRLVAEPETPILNIALDVGYRTLSSFNRAFKEILAQTPTAYRQSRLQDEQSKCD from the coding sequence TTGTTATTGCTGACAGGCTTTAGCCTCGGCTGTGTAGCCGTTATGTTTCTTATTGTTGCTCGAGATTTCGGGCATCTTGCGGTTGCCAGAGTATTTCTGGCTTTACTTTTCGCGACTAGTGCCTTCTTATTGAATGGCGTGATTGCACCAGAGTGGCGAACGGTCACATCTGATATCATGACGATGTTACCTGCATTATTCTGGTTGCTCTGTCAGTTAGCGTTTGCCCATCGTCCTCGTTTGTTCACTATCTGGGGTGGTTTAGCTCTGTATAGCTTTATTCTTCCTGCTTTGACTCGCCCTTTGGGTGCCAATGATGAGTTATCTGGAGCGATACACTACTGGGGGTGGAGGATCCCCACTTATGCTGAGTATGCAGTTATCTTGCACGGCATGTGGATTGTTATTGCTAATTGGTCTGATGATTTGGTGGAGTCCAGACGAAAACTCCGAGGGGCTCTGCTAGTAATCGTTGGCATCGCAGCGCTGTGGATAACCATCTCTCTTAATACCGGCCATTACTCCACTCTTTGCCTACCTGCTGTGGTGAGCATTGTAACCCTAGTGGTAGCAAGCCTTCTATTAAAGGGTCGAAAAGGGGTGTTACTCGGTCTCTCTATTCCAGTAGAGGCTAATCATGATATTGCTAACACGGAAGAGGAGGAAACCGCTACAGTTACAGGTCAGTCCGAACAGGTCTATGATAGTGAAAGTAGAAAGCTACACAAATTGATGGATGAAGGCTTTTATCGAACAGAAAAACTAACGTTGAGTAAGCTGTCTGAAAAAATTGACTTGCCCGAATATAAAACCCGTGCACTGATTAACCAAACGCTAGGTTATCGTAACTTTAATGATTACATTAATCAGTTGCGCATCGCAGAAGCAGGCCGACGACTTGTTGCGGAGCCTGAAACGCCAATTCTCAATATCGCACTGGATGTCGGTTACCGAACCTTGAGCTCATTTAATCGAGCATTTAAAGAAATTCTAGCGCAAACCCCGACAGCCTATCGACAGTCTCGCCTGCAAGATGAGCAGTCAAAGTGTGACTGA
- a CDS encoding GGDEF domain-containing protein, giving the protein MVKLKTLLREYSNPLEWSAGTKAALLLCFTLIVHTQYFLWAYYQLSPYAPETNQHYVNLDFINEYKTHLNCILMLSISFFGLVLWLRKRYPDSEFHEYLATQYFALTLLYGAYAIGTLSIATGVVIAGAPVVGFILFNRRAVILAFVISLAGHWLISYGTTFGDMPYAPVVQNIQEADGSLSHFWLETMYYFTAPHLIVLTVFAYHVLSRWRQREDEIRQLSLTDPLTQLSNRRSILSSLAREHERSRRHGISFSLLLVDLDHFKKINDTWGHPAGDQVLIETAKVLKASVRQNDYVGRYGGEEFLVVLPDTDFEGAHHLAERCRQHLEGLTIDITGSPSLNITGSIGLFCNMDDYSVSAEQMLHYADEALYKAKKSGRNCIVRYNEASETQSST; this is encoded by the coding sequence ATGGTCAAACTGAAAACATTATTGCGAGAATACAGCAACCCGTTAGAGTGGAGCGCTGGGACAAAGGCCGCCTTGCTGTTATGTTTTACCTTAATTGTTCATACACAGTACTTTTTATGGGCGTACTATCAACTATCGCCTTATGCCCCTGAAACCAACCAACATTATGTCAATTTAGACTTTATAAATGAGTATAAGACTCACTTAAATTGTATCCTTATGCTCTCAATTTCGTTTTTCGGTCTTGTGCTCTGGTTGCGCAAGCGCTACCCCGATAGCGAGTTTCACGAATATCTCGCCACACAATACTTTGCCCTTACGCTGCTTTATGGTGCTTATGCCATTGGGACCCTGTCTATTGCGACAGGTGTGGTGATAGCAGGTGCTCCGGTAGTGGGCTTTATCTTGTTTAATCGGCGTGCTGTGATATTGGCCTTTGTTATTTCATTAGCTGGGCACTGGTTAATCTCTTATGGCACCACATTTGGTGATATGCCTTATGCTCCAGTGGTACAAAATATACAAGAGGCAGATGGCTCACTCAGTCATTTTTGGTTGGAGACGATGTACTATTTTACTGCGCCTCACCTGATTGTTTTAACTGTATTTGCGTATCATGTTTTGAGTCGATGGAGGCAGCGGGAAGATGAAATTCGGCAGTTGAGTCTGACCGACCCATTGACTCAACTGAGTAACCGAAGAAGTATACTCTCTAGCCTTGCTCGAGAGCATGAGCGTAGTCGTCGACATGGAATATCGTTTTCGTTGTTACTGGTGGATTTAGACCACTTTAAAAAGATCAATGATACTTGGGGTCATCCAGCAGGGGACCAAGTGTTAATTGAAACCGCCAAGGTGCTGAAAGCCAGTGTAAGACAAAACGACTATGTTGGGCGCTATGGGGGCGAGGAGTTTTTAGTGGTGTTGCCTGATACCGACTTTGAAGGCGCTCATCATTTAGCAGAGCGTTGCCGGCAGCATTTAGAGGGGTTAACGATTGATATAACAGGTAGCCCTTCACTAAATATTACAGGTAGTATCGGTTTATTTTGTAATATGGATGACTATTCGGTTTCAGCAGAGCAGATGCTGCACTATGCAGATGAGGCTCTATATAAGGCAAAAAAGAGTGGTAGGAACTGTATTGTGAGATATAACGAAGCTTCTGAGACCCAATCTTCAACTTAA
- a CDS encoding CbtB domain-containing protein: MNTHVSGPQTPANQAAAKAASLTASKRSQIFAAAFLGLTIVFAVGLLPMDAAHNAAHDTRHSAAFPCH; the protein is encoded by the coding sequence ATGAATACTCATGTTTCAGGCCCACAAACGCCTGCTAATCAAGCTGCGGCCAAAGCTGCATCTTTAACAGCCTCTAAACGATCTCAAATCTTTGCTGCTGCCTTTCTCGGGTTAACTATTGTATTTGCTGTTGGCTTATTGCCGATGGATGCTGCTCACAATGCTGCGCACGATACACGTCATAGCGCTGCGTTTCCTTGTCACTAA